One Lacunisphaera limnophila DNA window includes the following coding sequences:
- the tilS gene encoding tRNA lysidine(34) synthetase TilS, translated as MNRRQQAERVGAALPKSGLHPAVLRWVAAKKSRGPWGVALSGGADSLALLYVLRAHWPEQPLIALHFNHRLRGRASEADAKFCREVTRALGIKGMTGVWRAAPKHASEATARAARQAFFARAMQQTGARVLWLAHQQDDIAESLLMRLARGSGTGGLASPRPVQTFADGRVYLRPLLGLKKATLQAALKTVGVRWREDVTNRGSQYFRNRVRRDVIPRWQEAAGRDAVAGAARTRELLEEDDAALEAWLERLAPLRRGVLDMSALDGVPRAVTRRALHRWLLAVQPDTDLSRQGFEVLLAAVERGTATRFSLGRTGFAVIRQGKLGYRRG; from the coding sequence GTGAACCGGCGACAACAGGCGGAGCGGGTGGGAGCGGCGCTGCCGAAGTCCGGCCTGCATCCCGCCGTGTTGCGCTGGGTGGCGGCGAAAAAAAGCCGCGGACCCTGGGGTGTAGCCTTGTCGGGCGGCGCGGACTCGCTGGCCCTGCTGTATGTCCTGCGGGCGCACTGGCCGGAGCAGCCGCTCATCGCCCTGCATTTCAATCACCGCCTCCGCGGCCGGGCGAGCGAGGCGGATGCCAAATTCTGCCGGGAAGTCACGCGGGCGCTGGGAATCAAAGGCATGACGGGGGTCTGGCGGGCGGCGCCAAAGCACGCCAGCGAGGCGACGGCCCGGGCGGCGCGGCAGGCGTTCTTCGCCCGCGCCATGCAGCAGACCGGCGCACGCGTGCTCTGGCTCGCCCATCAGCAGGACGATATCGCCGAATCCCTGCTCATGCGCCTGGCCCGCGGCAGCGGGACCGGGGGCTTGGCGTCGCCCCGGCCGGTGCAGACCTTCGCCGATGGGCGCGTGTATTTGCGACCGCTGCTGGGCCTGAAAAAGGCGACCCTGCAGGCGGCGCTGAAAACGGTCGGGGTGAGATGGCGGGAGGACGTCACCAACCGGGGATCACAGTATTTCCGCAACCGGGTGCGGCGCGACGTGATCCCTCGCTGGCAGGAGGCCGCCGGACGCGACGCGGTGGCGGGGGCGGCGCGGACCCGCGAGCTGTTGGAGGAGGATGATGCCGCCCTGGAGGCCTGGCTGGAGCGGCTGGCCCCGCTCCGGCGGGGCGTCCTGGACATGTCCGCGCTGGACGGAGTGCCCCGGGCGGTGACGCGGCGGGCTTTGCACCGCTGGCTGCTGGCGGTGCAGCCTGACACTGATCTCTCCCGGCAGGGATTTGAGGTCTTGCTGGCGGCGGTGGAGCGAGGCACAGCCACGCGTTTCAGTCTGGGGCGGACCGGCTTTGCGGTGATCCGGCAGGGTAAACTGGGCTATCGCCGGGGCTAG